A window of the Natronospira proteinivora genome harbors these coding sequences:
- the cgtA gene encoding Obg family GTPase CgtA, whose translation MKFVDEATIKVQAGDGGSGCVSFRREKYVPKGGPDGGDGGDGGSVWLVADEGINTLADFRVTRTFKAQRGEDGRGKNMTGRSGEDLEVPVPIGTLIYDADTGELIGDLVDHGQRLLVAHGGWHGLGNTRYKSSVNQAPRQFTTGTPGERRSLELELKLLADVGLLGLPNAGKSTLIRALSNARPRVADYPFTTLHPNLGVVSLGPLRSFVMADIPGLIEGAAEGAGLGIQFLKHLQRTGLLLHVVDVLPLEGDPVSDVKTVVNELSKFSEALGDRERWLVLNKMDTLAEEERAEMQSLMVDELGWEGPVYRISAETGEGTQALAQAIMSRLEEKREAATEQPDA comes from the coding sequence GTGAAGTTTGTAGATGAGGCGACAATCAAGGTCCAGGCCGGGGACGGCGGCAGCGGCTGTGTCAGCTTTCGCCGCGAGAAGTACGTGCCCAAGGGCGGCCCCGACGGCGGCGATGGCGGTGATGGCGGCAGTGTCTGGCTGGTGGCCGACGAGGGCATCAACACCCTGGCGGATTTCCGGGTAACCCGAACCTTCAAGGCCCAGCGTGGCGAGGACGGTCGGGGCAAGAACATGACGGGCCGTAGCGGAGAGGACCTGGAAGTGCCGGTGCCCATCGGCACCCTGATTTATGACGCCGACACCGGCGAGCTGATCGGGGACCTGGTGGACCATGGGCAGCGCCTGCTGGTGGCCCATGGAGGCTGGCACGGCCTGGGCAATACCCGCTACAAATCCAGCGTCAATCAGGCCCCACGACAGTTCACCACCGGCACCCCCGGGGAACGTCGCAGCCTGGAGCTGGAGCTCAAGCTGCTGGCGGATGTGGGCTTGTTGGGCTTGCCCAATGCCGGCAAGTCCACCTTGATCCGCGCGCTGTCCAATGCACGCCCCCGGGTGGCGGATTATCCCTTCACCACTCTGCATCCCAATCTGGGGGTGGTCTCATTGGGGCCCTTGCGCAGCTTTGTGATGGCCGATATTCCCGGTCTGATCGAAGGGGCCGCGGAAGGCGCCGGCCTGGGTATCCAGTTTCTCAAGCATTTGCAGCGCACCGGTCTGTTGCTTCATGTGGTGGATGTCTTGCCGCTGGAGGGCGATCCGGTGAGTGATGTGAAGACTGTGGTGAACGAGCTGTCCAAGTTCAGCGAGGCCCTGGGGGATCGGGAGCGTTGGTTGGTGCTCAACAAGATGGACACCTTGGCCGAGGAAGAACGGGCCGAGATGCAGTCGCTGATGGTGGACGAGCTGGGTTGGGAGGGTCCGGTGTATCGGATTTCCGCTGAAACCGGCGAGGGCACCCAGGCCTTGGCCCAGGCGATCATGAGCCGCCTGGAAGAAAAGCGGGAAGCGGCTACTGAGCAGCCCGACGCTTGA